The Hyperthermus butylicus DSM 5456 genome includes a region encoding these proteins:
- a CDS encoding Lrp/AsnC ligand binding domain-containing protein, which yields MAVGEGRVVAFVLCVTEIGKEYEVVEKIKDIARQVGVEVEAYVVYGEYDVAVKIVADNLKKIDKAVTMIRSIPSIMRTVTLIAAE from the coding sequence GTGGCTGTTGGGGAGGGAAGGGTTGTAGCCTTTGTGCTTTGTGTAACCGAGATCGGTAAGGAGTACGAGGTTGTAGAGAAGATCAAGGATATAGCGAGGCAGGTTGGCGTTGAGGTCGAGGCCTATGTAGTCTATGGTGAGTACGATGTTGCGGTAAAAATCGTAGCTGATAATCTCAAAAAGATAGACAAGGCTGTTACTATGATTAGGAGTATACCGAGTATAATGAGGACCGTCACCCTCATAGCTGCCGAGTAG
- a CDS encoding S8 family serine peptidase, giving the protein MSRKALLYRFVSAFTIMIFILPYIPMAVAEGQTDSGVNVTSVGPYIHPAFKTKEYWEYGGLSGKVFREILSLAEEFANHRGIVVEKPSEPYAAAILLVEPHVDMSFYRSLAKAIVITGIYPTHAYTIVTGWVTPSSIEKLSKMAGIVAILPDVTLDNLLSSARNDELLRELQMMGRVDPDELIASKPVLEKPRELPAAPAGPVDLLSIPGMYHYTVNITRAIEVWSKYGIMGQNTTLAIIDTGVDYASPGLGLDAIARDEYGIPLIFDADSLGLVLTPVPAIPVNETHVYVDVSELYFFYPPYNVFKDNVSFARFGDVWLYWNLPEYWRVPLDVYAGFSTSGVVPRFGIAVRIISTPVGTVAFGAPVLVYDSDGDGYYDTVRVDMTTTYYYFYQAVNQSGALASLYLYQPPYSGPDYDFSDEPAIRYGNEIAALDLDGDGVYDFSVGTLAGYIYDAFGIVLLEENNVLKQMLAGLEPGYGVSVFNVWDMWSFDYLGYVWPGMDVWAGRYVVLEYDFHSHGTFCATTAAGRPAWGYTGYGEYSGWSLIVGQAPDTKIAAASALSMGNVFAAVYFFSGFDVVNPYGVENGFFHYYVPVPGSVNPWIAFEGGILVWNYTGKPRVDATSNSWGASGWALWGWASGMDPISVVFDYTSLVSKTPHFVAAGNGGPGWGTVTSPGASAMAITVGAATEFTYRPFYGYLPGGNKEIVSWSNRGPAETGIAKPDIAAIGSFAWAMGRPWDALAWGALDGFFAFDLFGGTSQATPMTAGVASLVITAYKQATGKDFMPAPLLKTILMNTAHDTGFDPFSQGAGFVNALAAVEKALALAHGRPTLVYSTSVPDFILSQQAPNYETIAHGGIEEGGWAEPKLVLAGTSYAKAELTVKGVGRYKVYAMELVKTLEKPLVYMLGVSVPTITVDGIKIVWRSGSKIAINLTGLDYVDMVPLAYIDPSRLLSYDLVEISMVYPYQYFDSAGRYGTWRGGIYYNGIELWYWIDLNRNGIMELNETARIQYDLRGANAFHIQVAKLAEQLSEIERLVAMHTGMDVSAAPKQLVLVYRAYYNYWSYEVYSGKPVVIYADVTIKGYEWKSWNNIRVYPSVFTASGTRTVKIFAVMPRGPGIYTGYIVVENTLTGERILVPTTIIKILTMNDAYRSYTISRAYYYGDRNDFYRNDVLRGAFDWTWRYESGDWRTYLVEVKDPKIKYLVLELKWSGGTKNYMSNLDVMVFGPYTYKLVDIENDTAPYKVYSMNVNGLQLGGELTEDFRMFWDDPAPGTSRIIVPISGPGLYRIVVRNIEYSGVQQEESFMLKIAPGSLSIWPRVVKLSDGSRAYVRILAKIQATIDTSTVAIVPLDEMFGGYYEWYYPYNNFTVSVENIIGRSYRYASYIISLVSIYAPVGLGEGTYILPLALITGTPVTA; this is encoded by the coding sequence TTGTCACGTAAGGCTTTATTATATCGTTTTGTATCAGCGTTTACAATAATGATATTCATTCTACCCTATATACCGATGGCTGTAGCAGAAGGACAGACAGATAGCGGAGTTAACGTGACAAGCGTGGGACCATACATACATCCTGCGTTTAAGACTAAGGAGTACTGGGAGTATGGTGGCTTATCTGGCAAGGTTTTCCGGGAGATTCTAAGCCTAGCTGAGGAGTTTGCTAATCATAGAGGGATAGTTGTTGAGAAGCCTAGTGAGCCCTATGCAGCTGCTATACTACTAGTCGAGCCACATGTAGATATGAGCTTCTATCGGAGCCTTGCAAAGGCTATTGTAATTACAGGTATCTACCCAACACATGCCTATACTATTGTGACTGGCTGGGTTACGCCGAGCAGTATTGAGAAGCTCTCAAAGATGGCCGGCATCGTGGCAATACTGCCTGACGTGACACTTGACAACCTCCTATCGAGTGCAAGGAATGATGAGCTACTCAGAGAGCTGCAGATGATGGGCCGGGTAGATCCTGACGAGTTAATAGCTTCGAAGCCGGTGCTTGAGAAGCCGAGAGAGCTACCAGCAGCTCCAGCTGGTCCCGTGGATCTCCTATCAATACCAGGAATGTACCACTATACTGTCAATATTACTCGTGCAATAGAGGTCTGGAGCAAGTACGGTATTATGGGTCAGAATACGACATTGGCAATCATAGACACTGGTGTAGACTACGCTAGCCCAGGCCTAGGCCTCGACGCTATTGCCAGGGACGAGTATGGTATACCGCTAATCTTTGATGCTGATAGCCTAGGTCTTGTATTAACACCAGTGCCAGCAATACCTGTAAACGAGACACACGTATACGTCGATGTTAGCGAGCTCTACTTCTTCTACCCGCCATACAACGTGTTTAAGGATAATGTCAGCTTCGCCCGCTTTGGAGATGTATGGCTATACTGGAACCTCCCAGAGTACTGGAGGGTACCACTGGACGTCTACGCCGGCTTTAGCACCTCTGGTGTTGTGCCAAGGTTTGGTATTGCAGTAAGGATAATCAGTACGCCCGTAGGTACTGTAGCCTTTGGCGCGCCAGTGCTAGTCTACGACAGTGACGGTGATGGCTACTATGACACCGTGCGTGTTGACATGACCACCACTTACTACTACTTCTACCAAGCAGTAAACCAGAGTGGAGCACTAGCAAGTCTCTACCTATACCAGCCACCCTATAGTGGGCCCGACTATGACTTTAGCGACGAACCAGCAATAAGGTATGGCAATGAGATAGCGGCACTGGACCTGGATGGCGATGGTGTATACGACTTTAGTGTTGGTACACTAGCAGGCTACATCTATGATGCCTTTGGTATTGTGCTACTGGAAGAAAATAATGTTCTAAAGCAAATGCTAGCTGGCCTAGAGCCCGGCTATGGCGTCAGCGTGTTCAACGTGTGGGACATGTGGAGCTTCGACTACCTAGGCTATGTGTGGCCAGGCATGGATGTATGGGCTGGTAGGTACGTTGTGCTAGAATACGACTTCCACAGCCATGGCACCTTCTGTGCCACCACTGCTGCTGGTAGGCCGGCATGGGGCTACACAGGGTACGGTGAGTACAGTGGATGGAGCCTAATAGTGGGCCAGGCGCCTGACACCAAGATTGCTGCAGCATCCGCGCTCTCCATGGGCAACGTGTTTGCCGCTGTATACTTCTTCAGCGGGTTCGACGTGGTTAACCCATATGGTGTCGAAAACGGGTTCTTCCACTACTACGTCCCGGTGCCGGGCAGCGTCAATCCATGGATAGCATTTGAGGGTGGCATACTTGTCTGGAACTACACGGGCAAGCCTAGGGTTGATGCTACAAGCAACAGCTGGGGCGCCAGTGGATGGGCGCTATGGGGCTGGGCTAGCGGCATGGACCCGATAAGTGTTGTATTCGACTATACCAGCCTAGTTAGCAAGACACCGCACTTCGTCGCGGCTGGCAACGGCGGTCCAGGCTGGGGCACCGTTACAAGCCCAGGAGCCTCTGCCATGGCTATAACAGTGGGTGCAGCCACAGAGTTCACCTATAGGCCGTTCTACGGCTATCTGCCGGGTGGCAACAAGGAGATAGTGTCGTGGAGCAACCGCGGCCCAGCCGAGACGGGTATCGCCAAGCCAGACATAGCAGCAATAGGCAGTTTCGCATGGGCAATGGGTAGGCCATGGGACGCATTGGCGTGGGGTGCACTTGACGGCTTCTTCGCCTTCGACCTCTTCGGAGGCACAAGCCAGGCAACACCGATGACAGCTGGTGTAGCCTCACTAGTCATTACAGCCTACAAGCAGGCAACAGGCAAGGACTTCATGCCTGCACCTCTACTAAAGACAATACTGATGAACACCGCGCACGACACCGGGTTTGACCCGTTCAGCCAGGGTGCAGGCTTCGTAAACGCCCTTGCAGCGGTTGAAAAGGCGCTAGCGCTAGCTCATGGCAGACCAACACTGGTCTACAGTACGTCGGTGCCAGACTTCATACTCTCACAGCAAGCGCCAAACTACGAGACAATAGCGCATGGCGGCATAGAGGAGGGCGGCTGGGCTGAACCAAAGCTAGTACTAGCCGGTACGAGCTACGCTAAGGCAGAGCTAACTGTGAAGGGTGTTGGCAGGTATAAAGTATATGCTATGGAGCTTGTGAAGACGCTAGAAAAGCCGCTAGTATACATGCTCGGTGTTAGTGTGCCAACAATAACAGTTGATGGAATCAAGATAGTATGGCGGAGCGGGAGCAAGATAGCAATCAACCTCACCGGCCTAGACTACGTTGACATGGTTCCACTGGCGTACATCGATCCATCGAGGCTACTAAGCTACGACCTCGTAGAAATATCCATGGTTTATCCATACCAGTACTTCGATAGTGCCGGCAGGTACGGCACATGGAGAGGCGGCATCTACTACAATGGCATAGAACTATGGTACTGGATCGACCTCAACCGTAACGGCATAATGGAGCTCAACGAGACTGCTAGAATACAGTACGACCTGCGCGGCGCAAACGCATTCCACATACAGGTAGCAAAGCTAGCTGAGCAGCTTAGCGAGATAGAGCGCCTAGTAGCAATGCATACAGGTATGGATGTCTCAGCAGCACCAAAGCAGCTGGTACTAGTGTACAGGGCGTACTACAATTACTGGAGCTACGAGGTCTACAGCGGTAAGCCAGTAGTAATATACGCTGATGTCACCATCAAGGGGTACGAGTGGAAGTCATGGAACAACATTAGGGTCTACCCATCAGTATTCACTGCCAGCGGTACCCGCACAGTCAAAATATTCGCTGTAATGCCGCGCGGCCCAGGCATATATACAGGCTACATCGTTGTAGAAAACACGCTCACCGGCGAGAGAATACTGGTACCAACAACAATCATAAAGATACTAACAATGAACGACGCCTACCGCTCATACACTATAAGCCGTGCATACTACTATGGCGACCGTAACGACTTCTACCGTAACGATGTGCTGCGTGGTGCGTTCGACTGGACCTGGAGGTATGAGAGTGGCGACTGGAGAACATACCTGGTAGAGGTAAAGGACCCGAAGATAAAGTATTTGGTGCTAGAGCTAAAGTGGAGTGGCGGCACCAAGAACTATATGAGCAACCTTGACGTAATGGTATTCGGCCCATACACCTACAAGCTGGTAGACATTGAGAACGATACAGCACCGTACAAGGTATACAGCATGAATGTCAACGGGCTACAGCTAGGTGGAGAGCTAACAGAGGACTTTAGAATGTTCTGGGACGACCCAGCGCCAGGCACTAGCAGGATAATAGTGCCGATAAGCGGTCCCGGCCTCTACAGGATAGTCGTTAGGAACATCGAGTATAGTGGCGT
- a CDS encoding DUF432 domain-containing protein, which yields MLGPGIHSFCGQQLVVEELSRGICRYRRPSGAVQKLVPCEGLHVYPQPPVYYPEHVTSYVMVRFEEPIVVDKGASTNFWVHIDFDVVVVAGSEEDPARVVDAFPSTGRGKYALYGPPNRGLLARYVRAQPLMEPVTEQCRGLARVVIVNQGLQAVEVTRVVFPALHAPVYFDEQGAVYYPEIRVVATSYFSSHSKRFRQAAQPGATEGAAACKTQKHSRRTWGRAYPLPKLRNGSRSITDSRGNSAWWGLVKRVEPVLARAP from the coding sequence TTGCTTGGCCCGGGCATCCATAGCTTTTGCGGCCAGCAACTAGTTGTTGAAGAGCTGTCCAGGGGCATCTGTAGGTATCGTAGGCCTAGCGGTGCCGTCCAAAAGCTAGTACCATGTGAGGGTCTTCACGTGTATCCGCAGCCACCGGTTTATTATCCGGAACATGTAACCAGCTATGTTATGGTCAGGTTTGAGGAGCCGATAGTAGTCGACAAGGGTGCTTCTACCAACTTTTGGGTCCACATAGACTTCGACGTCGTTGTTGTCGCGGGCTCCGAGGAGGATCCTGCAAGAGTAGTTGATGCGTTCCCGTCGACAGGCAGGGGAAAGTATGCGCTATATGGACCGCCCAACCGTGGACTACTTGCAAGGTATGTTCGTGCGCAACCGCTCATGGAGCCCGTAACCGAGCAGTGCCGTGGCCTTGCACGCGTCGTGATCGTCAACCAGGGGTTGCAAGCAGTTGAGGTTACGCGGGTTGTCTTCCCGGCGCTACACGCGCCAGTCTACTTTGATGAACAAGGCGCTGTTTACTATCCTGAGATCCGTGTGGTGGCTACAAGCTATTTTTCCAGCCATAGTAAGCGTTTCCGACAAGCCGCCCAGCCGGGGGCTACGGAGGGCGCCGCTGCTTGCAAAACCCAGAAGCATAGTCGGCGTACATGGGGTAGGGCTTATCCGCTCCCCAAGCTACGTAATGGCTCACGGTCTATAACGGATTCGAGAGGCAACTCAGCATGGTGGGGTCTGGTAAAAAGAGTAGAGCCAGTCCTAGCCAGGGCACCATAA
- a CDS encoding carboxypeptidase regulatory-like domain-containing protein has protein sequence MAWRIRGKVVAMKTRMILASLAVLIFAFSTIAMAASNYASYGPVEFYTDKASYLPGETVRFTIVIHDRTDFLDRIDIYILRNGQVEYLWHYPADNGTGVVFYLQNVNGNSVITFSKAFSESGSYEARIAIPSLNVAANALAITFTVGPRYEIAGIVVDEEGTPVAGATVTVLETGDQVTTNSTGGFSVGVSSPGNYTLYVKANDFLPTTVTVTVEDVGTTNAGTIAIESVAHAITTIRQELEDVKAVLTQLEANLTSLTEDYQAAIEDIYNSIASLSDRLTAVESAASQLQSSLSSLNATVSQLQEMLGELQSQLSSLAQQLGELSKGLSVLAQDLNAKIEKLNSEITKIKEAYATKDELNTAINNVNSRIDQEKASLEQQISALNEEINKLKQRLDQLESATIQQLSNNIQQLTSELQSLSDKIDSASRTALIAVILAVIGIVVAVVATVLVYRKITA, from the coding sequence ATGGCTTGGAGGATTAGGGGGAAGGTGGTAGCAATGAAGACAAGAATGATACTGGCAAGCCTTGCAGTGCTAATCTTCGCATTCTCGACAATCGCTATGGCTGCTTCAAACTATGCTAGCTATGGCCCAGTAGAATTCTACACCGACAAAGCCAGCTACCTGCCTGGCGAGACTGTAAGGTTCACCATAGTGATACATGATAGGACTGACTTCCTCGACAGGATAGACATATACATTCTCCGCAACGGCCAGGTAGAGTACCTATGGCACTACCCGGCAGATAACGGCACCGGCGTAGTCTTCTACCTACAAAACGTTAACGGGAATAGCGTAATTACGTTCAGCAAGGCATTCAGCGAGAGTGGAAGTTATGAAGCAAGAATAGCCATTCCAAGTCTTAACGTGGCTGCAAATGCTCTAGCAATAACATTCACTGTGGGCCCGCGATATGAGATAGCTGGCATAGTCGTAGATGAGGAGGGTACACCGGTAGCTGGGGCCACTGTAACAGTACTAGAGACGGGCGACCAGGTCACAACGAATAGCACTGGCGGATTTAGCGTTGGCGTCTCCTCACCAGGGAACTACACGCTATACGTAAAGGCTAACGACTTCCTACCAACTACAGTAACTGTCACTGTTGAGGATGTTGGCACAACAAACGCTGGCACAATAGCTATTGAGAGTGTAGCACACGCCATAACAACCATAAGACAAGAGCTAGAGGATGTAAAGGCCGTCCTCACACAGCTAGAAGCCAACCTAACAAGCCTAACCGAGGACTACCAGGCAGCAATAGAGGACATTTACAACAGCATAGCATCTCTATCCGATAGGCTCACAGCAGTAGAGAGTGCTGCTAGCCAGCTACAGAGCAGCCTCAGCAGCCTAAATGCAACGGTTAGCCAGCTACAGGAGATGCTAGGTGAGCTACAGAGCCAGCTAAGTAGCCTTGCACAGCAGCTAGGAGAGCTATCCAAGGGCCTAAGCGTGCTGGCACAAGACCTTAATGCAAAGATCGAGAAGCTAAACAGCGAGATAACTAAGATAAAGGAAGCCTACGCAACTAAGGACGAGCTAAACACAGCTATAAACAATGTCAACTCGAGAATAGACCAGGAGAAGGCATCTCTCGAGCAGCAGATATCGGCGCTCAACGAGGAGATAAACAAGCTCAAGCAGAGGCTCGACCAGCTAGAGTCAGCAACAATACAGCAGCTATCAAACAACATACAGCAGCTAACCAGCGAGCTACAGTCGCTAAGCGATAAGATAGATAGCGCCTCCCGGACTGCACTCATAGCAGTCATACTAGCAGTGATAGGCATAGTTGTAGCTGTAGTAGCAACAGTACTCGTATACCGCAAGATAACAGCCTAA
- a CDS encoding helix-turn-helix domain-containing protein, with amino-acid sequence MPSVNDCLDIVEKLYKDGVPVKEIAKRCNNSMSTVYKALEKLEAMGRIKRRKGRYRQHRRLTEEELAPIRELYLKGATVYEIARQLGRPESTIYYALKKLGLK; translated from the coding sequence TTGCCCTCCGTTAACGACTGCCTTGACATAGTCGAGAAGCTCTACAAGGACGGCGTACCGGTCAAAGAGATTGCTAAGAGGTGCAACAATAGCATGAGCACTGTGTACAAGGCGCTAGAAAAGCTTGAAGCCATGGGCAGAATTAAAAGGAGGAAGGGTAGGTACCGGCAACATAGGAGGCTGACAGAGGAGGAGCTAGCACCAATACGCGAGCTATATCTCAAGGGCGCAACGGTCTATGAGATAGCTAGGCAGCTAGGCCGCCCGGAGTCAACGATATACTATGCACTGAAAAAGCTTGGACTCAAGTAA
- the pyk gene encoding pyruvate kinase: MQHLRVKIIASIGPSSGSPEVILRLAELGVSGFRINFAHGEPSLWREWAEYVREAERKTGRPLALIGDLVGPSIRLGRVKNPIKLNAGDRAEFRCVEESEGGDTKIIPLPVRRVYEVLDEGDLIVMDDGRVRLRVLEVSGYSAIVEALTPATITSRKAIAIRGKDPGLPTLSQRDVEHVKFALDNGFDYIALSHVRTRDDVDALRLIVLREGGDAGIAVKIENKSAVENLQDIIRAADLVVVARGDLGMTYGLEEVPVLQERIVAAARSVGKPVIVATQLLESMIENPVPTRAEVTDVYVAVRQGVDGLMLTGETAIGRYPIEAIRWLRKIITRAEQVLHIERYTPKDKRWAYAASIVETAEKLSAALILVYSITGSLPPWIAASRPMVPVVIGTGSPQRARRLAVLWGLDVRIVEAGGYEEGLAKLEDVLSEEGLLSEGDVIVEAYRETEHKQVIVVKRVFKGLT, translated from the coding sequence ATGCAACACTTGAGGGTAAAGATTATAGCCTCTATAGGCCCTTCATCCGGCTCTCCCGAGGTCATACTCAGGCTTGCAGAGCTTGGTGTTAGCGGCTTCCGCATAAACTTCGCCCATGGTGAGCCGAGTCTTTGGCGTGAATGGGCTGAGTATGTTAGAGAGGCTGAACGCAAGACTGGGAGGCCGCTAGCCCTTATAGGTGACTTGGTGGGTCCTTCAATCAGGCTTGGAAGGGTGAAGAATCCGATTAAGCTTAACGCGGGAGACAGGGCTGAGTTTAGATGTGTTGAGGAGAGCGAAGGCGGAGATACGAAGATCATACCGCTGCCCGTAAGGAGGGTCTACGAGGTTCTCGATGAAGGCGACTTAATAGTCATGGATGACGGTAGGGTTAGGCTTAGGGTTCTCGAGGTATCCGGATATAGTGCTATTGTTGAGGCATTAACACCAGCGACTATAACGTCCAGAAAGGCTATAGCTATAAGAGGTAAGGATCCGGGCCTCCCAACACTCTCCCAGCGGGATGTCGAGCATGTAAAGTTCGCCCTTGACAATGGCTTTGACTACATAGCTCTTAGCCATGTTCGCACTCGTGACGACGTTGACGCGCTTCGTCTCATCGTTCTGCGGGAGGGCGGTGACGCGGGTATAGCCGTAAAGATAGAGAATAAGTCGGCAGTAGAGAACCTACAAGACATCATTCGTGCAGCAGATCTCGTAGTTGTCGCGCGCGGAGACCTAGGGATGACGTATGGTCTTGAGGAGGTTCCAGTACTCCAGGAGCGTATCGTAGCTGCAGCTAGAAGTGTAGGTAAACCCGTCATAGTCGCTACACAGCTTCTAGAATCGATGATCGAAAACCCTGTCCCAACCAGGGCTGAGGTTACAGACGTGTATGTTGCGGTGCGGCAAGGTGTGGATGGCCTTATGCTTACCGGCGAGACAGCTATTGGACGCTACCCAATTGAAGCTATCCGCTGGTTAAGGAAGATTATTACTCGAGCTGAACAGGTACTACACATTGAACGTTATACCCCCAAGGATAAGAGATGGGCATACGCTGCAAGCATTGTCGAGACTGCGGAGAAGCTTTCGGCCGCTCTTATTCTCGTCTATAGTATAACCGGCAGCCTACCCCCATGGATAGCGGCTTCTCGTCCGATGGTGCCTGTTGTAATCGGTACAGGCAGCCCCCAGAGAGCACGTAGGCTAGCCGTGCTGTGGGGACTTGATGTCCGCATAGTGGAGGCTGGAGGTTACGAGGAGGGCCTAGCTAAGCTCGAGGATGTGTTGAGCGAAGAGGGTTTACTATCGGAGGGCGACGTCATTGTTGAGGCTTACCGTGAAACAGAGCATAAGCAAGTAATTGTCGTTAAAAGGGTCTTTAAAGGGCTTACTTGA